AACACATTCACCAATCCATCGTAGAATATGGTCATCTGTGTCACCTTCGGATTTTGAAGGTCCCTTTTGCAAGTCAACCATCCAATTGTCAGCTCAAtgctttctcattttttttcttagctttGCACTCCAAATTCAGAAATGATTTCTATTAGAGCAGAGTAGAGATTATCCACCTTGGGCCGCCGTAGACGCCGACGGTGGAGCCGGCCACCGAGTTGCCGACGGCGAAGGATTGGTTCCTGTAGGGGCTCCCGCCGGCGACGTTGGGGAGGCTATGAACCCGGAGCATGGGGTTCGCGTGGCCGAACGGCAcggggtggcgcggcgacggcgacggcgacgggaaaTGGTGCGGCGCCGCGACGCCGTAGGAGTCCACGCCCTTCTCCCGGTGGCCGtgctgcgccgcggcggcgtactGCTGCCGGCCGTCGAATCCAAACTGCCGCTGCACACAGCTCAGACCGTTAGAATCTACCATGGGAGGGACACGACGTGGGCGACGGGGAGATCGGAGGCGAGGCGAACCTgcttcatggcggcggcgccgtcgaagGCGTCACCGggggacgggcgcggcggcgggcggaacCCGGAGAGGGAGAAGCGGTCgaacaccgccgcctccttggagtcctcctccctcgccgccgccgccgacgacctgAAGGACATGAacgccgacgacgcggcgccgACCTTGGTCGCCGGAAACTGCCACTgcatcgccgccgacgcgcctcctcctcctcctcgataaTCTGCATCACGAGAAACTACAAATTCACTCACAAATCACGACGCacagccaaaaaaaacaaacaatcgCAGCACAGATTTACCTACGCAgaatcgaagaaaaaaaaaaggcgctAAATCACGCACAAGAAAATCGTGCCGATTTGAACAAGCAATTTAAAGCCgtcaaaaaaattgaaaaaaaaatgaaagccTCTTTTATAactaaacaaaaacaaaaaggaaagctGCGAATTGGGCGGCCAATCGATGCCATCCCAAATCCGCAGCTGCACGCATCCATCTCTGCTCTGGTGGATCACATCACATGCCCGAAATCCGAGCTCGCATCGCACCCACCCAATTAAAAACCCGCATCGCCATGGCCGCGAGCTAAGccgctactactactactactagcaccaaccaaccaaccaaacgaGTTCATCATCAAAGAAGAACAGTGGAGCACCGACCTGAATGCTCCTCCGGCttgccggccgcctcctccttcctcccaaTCGCGCCAAGAAAATCCCTCTCCATCCCACGCGAAAAAACGCCTCAAGAACAAGAACCAATCCAAGCAAAACTTTtatcccctcttcctcttcctctcctttccttcttCTCCACGATGCCTTGACCTTTCTTCGCGCTGCTGTGCTTC
The Oryza glaberrima chromosome 8, OglaRS2, whole genome shotgun sequence DNA segment above includes these coding regions:
- the LOC127782947 gene encoding protein TIFY 6a isoform X1, whose amino-acid sequence is MERDFLGAIGRKEEAAGKPEEHSVSRDADYRGGGGGASAAMQWQFPATKVGAASSAFMSFRSSAAAAREEDSKEAAVFDRFSLSGFRPPPRPSPGDAFDGAAAMKQRQFGFDGRQQYAAAAQHGHREKGVDSYGVAAPHHFPSPSPSPRHPVPFGHANPMLRVHSLPNVAGGSPYRNQSFAVGNSVAGSTVGVYGGPRDLQNPKVTQMTIFYDGLVNVFDNIPVEKAQELMLLASRASIPSPPSAARKSDSPISAAAKLTVPEALPARQIVVQKPEASVPLVSGVSNPITIVSQAVTLPKSSSSSNDSVGPKSGGLPLAVTPLSQASPSQPIPVATTNASAIMPRAVPQARKASLARFLEKRKERVSSVAPYPSSKSPLESSDTIGSPSTPSKSLCTDITPSTNNCEDSLCLGQPRNISFSSQEPPSTKLQI
- the LOC127782947 gene encoding protein TIFY 6a isoform X2 yields the protein MERDFLGAIGRKEEAAGKPEEHSDYRGGGGGASAAMQWQFPATKVGAASSAFMSFRSSAAAAREEDSKEAAVFDRFSLSGFRPPPRPSPGDAFDGAAAMKQRQFGFDGRQQYAAAAQHGHREKGVDSYGVAAPHHFPSPSPSPRHPVPFGHANPMLRVHSLPNVAGGSPYRNQSFAVGNSVAGSTVGVYGGPRDLQNPKVTQMTIFYDGLVNVFDNIPVEKAQELMLLASRASIPSPPSAARKSDSPISAAAKLTVPEALPARQIVVQKPEASVPLVSGVSNPITIVSQAVTLPKSSSSSNDSVGPKSGGLPLAVTPLSQASPSQPIPVATTNASAIMPRAVPQARKASLARFLEKRKERVSSVAPYPSSKSPLESSDTIGSPSTPSKSLCTDITPSTNNCEDSLCLGQPRNISFSSQEPPSTKLQI